The Rhododendron vialii isolate Sample 1 chromosome 3a, ASM3025357v1 nucleotide sequence tcctcgtgaaggagcttttctgaattgtaccatagcatacccactgcctctggaatttcttcgagacagtccgaagtcctccggatgttccctgattctctctagttctttgatctcatgttctcgttttttaatcagacgagcatactcctcgatttcttgcctctttttatcaagaacgtcttcgctacggtgcacactcctggagtgtgcgaccgattcatcccttcgatgggatttactccttctcgtggatctcgaagccgtctcttcATCTCTATTTTTAGTGTGGAtggtaagggggcggcccttactcgtggtcctcctgtgtccaccctcgggctttctcggagcctcgggtggagatttatcccttcctccatctaacacatcctttgggccGTGcagtgttgctggatctacttccaccatgatcgtatttcaaagggaactctttcgattcccacagacggcgccaattgtaggtggacaaattcaattggtgctttgatcagcactagattgtaacggctcctcgtgcctcttgaccggaaccctaattcgtcgttggaacccttgacctgcaaaacagacaaagagtgagtgcacctttgcctctcgtggcaaaggccctccgatgcctttgttagtatctcgtactgataataaaccctaaatatcaataggaagtcacgtaagaatgcaatgtattgcgtaccttttccctctaggtttacctcatatttatagattcatggatgcttgttgcccaagtatccatattgccctaggtttcctacctcgtataggaaaaccaggatatcttggattctcgttcccttatcagtttatttccttaatccttgtaggactctttttccataacaagccgaacatcccatttccgttgggtatcttttacaggtcctatattctcgggatatCACTTTTTAACGGAATACCTCTGTTTCTAGACTCTTCCAAagtgttccctctacttcaacatctgataggacttctctccttgttcggccacCTCATAGCCGAGCAGATAGCCTGGACCAGCCacttctcatgtaactggtcctttatcaattatttggaccattcctttctttaggagttctcctcctgttcggctttctcgtCGCCGAACAAATtacttgaacagtggcatcacatgtcacttttccttttatttggtccaataacttctcatgttttactgaattgagaatcgtacaacctctctggaccattgacttctcatgtcactggtccatagcgcgttgaccttttctttacACCGTGTTCGGGCTCTTCTTGAGCCTGttcggaaatacctccctacagaagACTAACAATCACTGCCAATAGCTGTGATTGTTATgctttattgtagtagtgtgtGTAACAATAGTCTATGATCAGtgatggtttttcttttttctgttgctTCTACTTTTAGACTCTTCTATTGTTAGTGGAGTTTTGAAGAATTCTGTTGGTTGCCACTACTTTCCAGTTGTGCTCATGCCTATACATTTGCCTATTGTATAGCATCAGAAATGATGGATGAATTGCATTgatgaatgattttttttcagtAAATGATTTGAATGTTGGATACCTATACAGAATTCGGCAAAAGATGGTTGACTTTTGGTTGTTCTTGACTAATATCTTTTTGCTATATAAGTCACATGCCCCAAAGTAATGGGGCCAATTGGACAGTATGAAATGTTGagctttctttaattttattatcTCCTTTCATTTTTCAGTAAATGACAGTATGAAATGCTGAGCCAATTGTATCTTGTTTTGCTTTATCAAATCCTCTTTCCTTGTATCCTTTTCTCCATTTATAATATATATTCTCTTTGCCGATCAGTAAAATATTGATAGATTGCCAAGTGTCAATTTGTACATATGCATGTCATATGCTAACTAATTCCAATTGATGTAGGATGAGATTGTTGAAAAGATAGCCGAGCAGTCGCAACCCAATGTCACTAATCCTCTATCTGAGGTGCAAATTTCCATTGATGTGCTCGGAATGCGATCGGGCTACTTGAAGGGATACAGAATTTGCACAAGTACATATGCTACACAGTCTCAAGTAGTCCCAAATTCAGAGGTAGTTGCTCTTAAACAAGTCGTGGCTGATCAAGGAAAACTCATAGCTGATTATGGTAAAAAACTCGAAAACATGATGCTCTTCATGGCTGCAAAGTTTGGAATTGATCCAGCCACCATTCCCGGGTTGATTTCAAGTAGTGAAAATGGAGAAGACACTTTGATTGCACAACAAGATGGGACTTCTACTTAAAATGAAGGTTGAACATGTTGACTTTAGATGTTTTGAATGGGTTTCTGAAAATTACTTTTGATGTAACTATGGTTTGGTGATTACTTTTGAAAATGTTAGGATGCATAGACATCTAGATTAGTTTTTGATACATGACAGGTGGAGTAATCTTTTGTCTAGTATTATGGATGTTTGGATAAGTTGGAGATTATTTGGTTATGGATTGATATATATTTAAGGTATTTGAATGAACTTTTGAATGAGTTTGGATTGGATGATTGTATTTGCAAGTTAATGGCAGCTATAGATGGACAAATCCGTGTTATCAGGTTGGGAAAATAGATTTCTAATAAATATTATAtatcattttattcaaaaaaaattgccggCACACAGTTTGTCGCCAAAAGATATTAGAAAATGTCTGCATGTTACTTTCGCCGACGCAAACCGTGTCGCCAAGGGTATTACATATTTCCACATTAAACATACTTTCACCGAAGCAAAGTGTGTTGCCAAATCCAATGCTTTTTGCCGACAAAGGTGTTCACATCGGCAAATATCATTGCCGACATAGCAACGCCGACAACGTGCCGACGCAAGGACTTGTATCGGCAAAACTCTTTGCCGACGCAAATACGCCATTGCCGACATACTATTGTGCGTCGCCAGAACCaaaatttgttgtagtgttggaaaagtctttttttttttttcctgtttccatTTTAGGgaaaaccccaaattttggaactttttattttttgactttatttttagggtttcgaacCTATATAAGGGTTGTAACTTAATGTTTATGCAGctttttattaataatatttagactttgtctctttctcttgtgGACTCGAGTTTATCATTCGTTCGATCAGTACATATACGCAACTAATCTATCTAATTAACTCCGCTGCGTCAAAAACTAGAGGGGAGGTCAGTGTATATATCAAAAACCTCATGGGAGGTCAGCATAATCTACCCTAATATCAAAACTCCTGCATCATTTATTGTGTAAATGTATTTAgagaatatttttcaaattttggaggaTTCTCATATATGAAGAATGAAATTTGATTCTTTATTATGAAGAAGTGCAAATGAAGCTGGAGTGGTGTAATTCTTCATTGTAAAGATTTGATCGGAGATGTTCGATTTTCAGAGCAAGGGTTTCCAGAACAAGGGTTCCGTTTTGGGGGTGGGGTTGCCGCCTCCCCCTgcccctcctcctccttccgTCGCCGTGAATCTCGGTTCTGTTTTCCCACCTCTCTTCCAGCTTCGTTGTCTTCAGCCCAGGAGACCCCGGTGATGCAACTCAGCTCCGGCGGCTCGTGTGCCGTGGTGTTTTCCGAAGCATGCTCGGATCTGGTTCTTGGGGTTTCGGAGGCAGCCGGGCTTTGCTGGTCTTCAGTTGGCAGGTAATAACTAGGGTTTGTGGGGTTTAAGTGGTTAGTCTGTTTTTTTGGGCcgattttgtgcttttttctCCGACGAGGTCCTCCTCCGTCCGGATTCTTGTCCCAGTCTGGTTTCTCCAGATCCGgtgggtaataatttttttgtgtgtggtggCTGCTGGATCTCTTTTCGGTTGTGGTGTGGTCAGCTGTTGACGGTGTATGCCGTTTGTTTTTCGGCTGCTCCGGTGCTGCAACTGTTGATTGAGTTTTTGGTGGTTGGCCCTGACCGGTCTGGATTCCAGATCTCGGATTCTGTGCTTGCAATGAGGTCTGGCTTGTTGTGGGTTGTCTGGTCTTCCACCGCGTCCGGAGTTTCGAAGTGCCAGCAGAAACTCACTCTGGAGCTTCCCTTTGCGGCTGTGAGGGATTCGTCCCTTTCGCCGTGAAAGCCAACATTAGCCATTTAAAGGACCGCTCTAATGGTTTGAGCTCTGGGTTGCTCATCTATTGTTGCTAGGATAGACCCTATGCCGCATCGTGTCGGTCTGCTTTTGCAGTAATGCGTCTTTGAGCTTGTATACCCATTTGTGGTTTGCTCTTTTCTTAGTTTTCAATAGATTTAGCTCTTACCGACTGTTATGATAATTTCATGTAAGTGCCGTTAGGCTTCTTGAATGAAATTTGctgttgatcaaaaaaaaaaaacttctaattGGGGCCCATCCATTAGACATCCAATCTTGGTCACAAATAAACAACCACATCACTGGTAATGGTCACAAGAAATTACATTTATAATACATTTCATTGAGGCATACACATTACATACACAAAACAAACACGAGAAACAAAGAATCAATGGTCACAAATAAACAACCACATCAATGGTAATGGTCACAAGAAATTACATTTATAATATATTTTACCGAGACATACACATTACATGTACAAAACAAACACGAGAAACAAAGAATCAATTGTCACAAATAAACAACCGTGTCAATGGTAATGGGTCCCTGGAGATGGTGATCACTTGGATTTGAAGGGGATGGCCCTAATCACGACCTGATGATACGTAGCTGCGAGTGCTGCCCCGACAAAAGGTCCCACCCAGAAAATCCACTGCAATCATAACCCAACCCCATCAAAAGAGTTGCAAACATTAGGAAATCTTGTTGGCTGCAATTTTTAGAACTTATTTTGTACCGATGGCATCAAAAacttatttataaaattattctAAGAAGACCCACAatgagaaaaacacaaaaattaaaattctatccccaaaaaaaatttagaatacGATATCCTttaaaacaggaaaaaagaCATAACAGGGGCTTGTGTTCATGAAAAAAATGCTTTTGTTTCAAAGATATAGAAATCATACTTGCATGGATGGGTTGGCCACattattttctattgtttttaatttttttttgctgatttgtaagtaaaatttttaaaatttaaatgcgtcacgaaaaaataaattataaaattaaataaagtttaatcaaattcaaaaaatttcaaaaattaaaaatttgttgatttttagtATCTTCCAGTGATCCTATTTTAACTTTAGAATCACATTTTTACCTTTTAAGTTTCTCTCATCGCGATGACTaaataatttttacaaaattcaatacaaactgaaaaattaaaaatatatcaaaataaataagttaGATCAAAGAACTTACTTGGTCATGCCATGCGTGGCTCCGGTTGTAGATGACTGCTGCACCAAGACTCCTAGCCGGGTTAATACCAGTCCCTGTAATTGGAATAGTCGCCAAATGCACCACAAACACCGCAAACCCAATTGGCAACGGAGCCAAAACCTAAACCCCCAAACATCACAAAAAAAGCATCAGTGCCCAAATCAACATACAAAATACATATTTACTTATACATATGTGCAAGTATATGtataagtataaatattttgagagagagacagagatagagagagagactcaaAAGCAGCGAGAATGAATTTGCGCTTACAGGAACGTGGGAGTCTCTAGCACTGCGCTTGGCATCAGTGGCGGAGAAAACCGTATACACAAGCACGAAGGTGCCAACGATTTCAGCAGCAAGGCCAACGCCCTTGGTGTAGCCAGGTGCCACAACATTGGCGGCACCACCAAATACCTCGTACCGGCCGCTCTTCTCCAGCCCTTTCGCTACTCCCACTCCACAAATTGCTCCGAGACACTGCATTATCATATAGAAAATTGCCCTGTTCAATGATAGTTTCCTTGCTAGTAGTAGCCCAAATGTCACCGCCGGATTAATATGTCCCCCTACacaggaaaaagaagaagttgcaCATCAATATTTATAAGAAATCCATGTTCATGTATAAATGTAAACTTTCAGCGGTACTGATTATCCGGCTCGAAATACAATCGTATTGAGAAatgatttttatgttgaaaGTGTGCATTAGAACAACAAAATTTATATCAATAATCGAGCAGAAAAACGTAGGGCATATACCATAGCTCCTAAAGTCAATAGCCGAGCTGAGTCTTTGAGACTGCTTGTAAATAGCTCGGATCATATgtaaaagtttgaaaagaaaatcaaaaagtcAACCCTTCAAACAATTTTAGCAAGTGGAGTTGGAGAGGAAGATGGGTGCACATATATAATTCAAATTACTTGGATTGGAATCACTCAAGATTGTGCAtgcaaaaaaacacaaaaaccaacGTGGCGCGatatttgccaaaaaaaaaaaaaaagaaggaagaaggtGGGGAAATTAACCTGAGATGCCGGCAGTGCAGTAGACAAGGACAAAGATCATGCCACCAACGGCCCAAGCAATACCCTGTAATCCAACAGTCGAGCACTTGTCGGAGGTCTGGCCAACGCCAATCACCGTCATGACTAAGATGTATAGAAACAGAAAAGTTGCCACAAACTCCGCGATTCCGGCTCTGTAAAAGGACCAGGAGGTTAGCTCCCCCCGCTCAAACAGCGGCGAAGGCGCCGGCTCCGAGTAGTCCCTGTCTCCTCCCTGCGCCGCCGTCCCGTTAGGCTGTTCCTCCGGAAACTTGTTGGCTCCTAATTTCAcactctcctcctcctccttctgccccatctctctctctctctctctctctctctctctcacgactGCAGAAGTCTCACTTTTGACGGAGTACTGTTAGAAAGCTGTTGCCTTTTATATACAGGAGTCTACGGAGAGGTTTGAGAGTGATTATTCGGTGCGGCTCCATGCACCGAATGCTTGATGAGCTTAGGTTGGCACTTCCAGCTCTAAAAAGCTGTCCTAGTACTAACAAATTAATGATGTCCTAACAAACTGCCAATTATTTACTGTTGGTACGAGGTGTAAGTTTGAACAACGAGGGTTGAcataaaaattcaattgggatgACAGCAGATTTGACACATTATTTGGTATTTTATGCGATTGCAAGTTATTATCCTTTAGTTGACAAGGATCCAAAAAATTCTCAAAGAAACACAGCTTACCAAATCGTGGAAGAgcttaaggctccgttccgaaactcaatataagtatttattttttaagaaggcaatttcaagctcaaaaataatgtgtttacgtaaataatttttctactaatatggatctagtttgatagatctcatcgagatcttttatacggtgcaaaaaaaatttaaaaattattttccatttacattatttttgaatttgaaaatgtgaaataagtacttattttttaagaaggtgttctgaaacggggcctaattccTACGTATTCTAAACGTATAATTCGTTGTTATATATATACGTCTTGTCCCTTTGACAACATTTTACTTACTTACGTGCTTCATTAAAATTATGTGAACAAAGTCAATAGAATTTAAACTCCATATACGTTGTACGCACGAATTTTCATGTCTCAACACGAACTCTGCATGTGGAGTAGAGTAGAGTTGGTGCCTCCTTTGTACTTTCATGCACATGGGTAAGATTCGATTCTCGTAAGCACgcatttccttttgtttgtctatttttcacTTGTTGTCGATGATTGACAAGGAATTATTTTAAGTACTGGAATGCGGATGTTTAtgatggtggagtttggttccttgccgtattttaagatttctctggaagcaaacgtAATGAAGTGAATGAAAATGGAAGAAGGATAACAAAAGGACTTTATTACTCTTCAAAATAGAAGTCAATCGACAATGTAAACACAGTCGAGTAGACGGTTACGTTACAAGTTACTTCTAGAACGAGAAaagtaaagtacagataaaaagTAGAAGTCTTTGGGCAATTAAGTGGGGGTTCTACAATGAGGCCtaaaaagactatttataggaaaacaaagatgtgtaggaaataacttcttAACTTCCCACTATTTTACATTCTTCTAATTTgcttccaagtgtccaaataactttccttcaacttcaaagtgtgtaggacgatgacaagtgtccttttaacttcgaaatgtgtaggagcatgccaaGTGTCCCGCACttcattaaaatacaaataaataaaagaaataaaactagttatattattaatacgaaataataaaataggaagcattctcataattgtCACCTTTAATTCAGTCAATCATCGACAGTTGGTGAATATATGGTGTAAACACCCTTCCAAAATCTCTTAGGATggagtagattaggtttaaggaatggataaaaaataaaaacaaaaaaccacgAACTCTGGTAGCAAATTAACATTAAACCCCTTTCCATATACATTTCGACTGTTGAACACTAACAAGACAAAAAGAAAGGGCATAATTCGcagattgaacaaaaaataaaataaagggcACAAAACTAGCATAACATCTACGATTTGTTCGAATATAACATCTCAATCAAATATCCCTTGATAGTACTGCACTCTTGTCTTTACCGCACTTGTTGTAAATGTTCAAATGGGGGGTAAAATCGACAAACTAACTAGCTCTGCAATGGCGGAGTCATGTAGGGGTTGGGTAGGGCCAAGGCCCCTCCCCcactattgattttttttcccatagtTTCGCATGTGAtgttttaattttagttttcacAACCAAATCATATTGTACTAGTATTAATTTTAGAGAAAGGGGATGAAATTGATGGGGTTTAAACTCTCATATAGGGCACGGATTATAGTGCGTCCATCACTTGGTTATCATTTATTTGCCACATAGGAAGTGGAATAACGGTTTCATAGTCACTTTAGAATTTTCATCtttaaagcaaaacaaaaaacaacacatttttgtgattttaattaattgttaGAACTCTTCTCTGATCAGCATagtatttaattaaattttgatttctatttttaatatattaaatcaatattttcaaaagtttatttttgtcaattttttctCCTCTTAGTTTGGTCCCTCAAGTATAGATCCTGACTCCGTCACTTGGCTCTCAATATCCTAAAACCTTGGATGAGAAGCAAAATGGGAAAAGGTACCCCTCCTCTTTTCCGTTAAAATATTGAGCCACGTTTATCCGTTTGATGTATACTCACAAGGAAGATGTATGCCCACATCTCTATCTGTCATCTCATAAAATCTTAGTGGTGTTCCCATATTACTATCTCACATTACTTGTTGCCAGAATatacaaaataattttatcaCACGcataaataccaaaaaatataatttatcaCATGCATACAATTTTTATTCTTATAGAATATTTAAACATACTTCTTAATGAGAATGACGTTGTCGCAGTATTTTAGAAATGATAGGCCTTCTTGATGAGTATTGGGTTCAAGGCATCCATCCTCACCATACCCCCCTCAAGACCCTTCTTTGCGGGCTCCACAAGACCAACGACAGTGGTTCGAACTGTTCACCTCGTAAATCTCGCCGAGACAGAGAAGTaagtgaaaaattaatttgattggATATAGTTAAACACACTAACAAATTGTATCTagttttataaaatggacaataaatgtaGATTTTAAACTGATGATTCAATATGTAACAAAAGACACGAACAATTAATGTGTCTATCATTGTTCGATTaaattgatttttctcatacctatttgtctcgacaagataTATGAaataaacggttcaaatcaatGTTGTTGACCTTGTACTACGTGGATCCCACAAAATGAGGTCTTGAGGGGT carries:
- the LOC131320517 gene encoding aquaporin PIP1-2-like, which translates into the protein MGQKEEEESVKLGANKFPEEQPNGTAAQGGDRDYSEPAPSPLFERGELTSWSFYRAGIAEFVATFLFLYILVMTVIGVGQTSDKCSTVGLQGIAWAVGGMIFVLVYCTAGISGGHINPAVTFGLLLARKLSLNRAIFYMIMQCLGAICGVGVAKGLEKSGRYEVFGGAANVVAPGYTKGVGLAAEIVGTFVLVYTVFSATDAKRSARDSHVPVLAPLPIGFAVFVVHLATIPITGTGINPARSLGAAVIYNRSHAWHDQWIFWVGPFVGAALAATYHQVVIRAIPFKSK